The following coding sequences lie in one Fusarium poae strain DAOMC 252244 chromosome 1, whole genome shotgun sequence genomic window:
- a CDS encoding hypothetical protein (TransMembrane:1 (i9-26o)~CAZy:GH47) encodes MAGPLRRGRLWIGVALIWVFGFWYWSSTDSTFTLFGKDDPLAGKGASAWTRRLPKYPIPQEKLAVLPEIKGDVKVPKIQANAPVESAAAKETRLGRLAAVKKSFEHSWSGYSNYAWMHDEVTPLTGKSKDPFGGWAATLVDALDTLWIMDMKDEFTKAVAAADGIDFTRSSMTTINIFETTIRYLGGFLSAYELSGRAHPILVKKAIELGDLLMVAFDTPNHMPVTRLEWKKAAYGQSQSASRETLVSELGSMSLELTKLSQITGNMKYYDAVKRLGDQFESTQLNTRLPGMWPVVVDAYTPAFHAGSEFTLGGMSDSLYEYLPKWYLLLGGQLDQPRRLYENFIPVAIKHLFKRAMTPSDKPIIISGDYQVTDLPGEQPKYTSVARGQHLTCFAGGMMAMASKIFNRPADLDIATQLTDGCIWAYQATKTGLGPEVFNFISCGSVDVKETGDCTWSEERWLKAIEEQHAPDFNAPPMRGPEWKRPTVQDVVKKHNLPEGMIDVSDPRYILRPEAIESIFVMYRTTGDAQWLEKAWAMFETIEKVTRTEIAASAIDDVTKAEPTKMDSMESFWLAETLKYFYLIFSDFDFISLDEWVFNTEAHPLSRPDVK; translated from the exons ATGGCGGGTCCCTTACGGCGAGGCCGTCTCTGGATCGGTGTCGCCCTCATCTGGGTCTTTGGCTTTTGGTACTGGTCAAGTACAGATTCAACTTTCACATTGTTCGGCAAGGATGACCCTCTTGCTGGAAAAGGCGCCAGTGCTTGGACGCGAAGACTACCAAAATATCCAATTCCCCAAGAGAAACTGGCTGTTTTGCCTGAGATCAAAGGAGATGTCAAGGTACCCAAGATTCAAGCCAATGCGCCAGTCGAGAGCGCCGCAGCCAAGGAAACGCGACTGGGACGTCTTGCTGCCGTCAAGAAGAGTTTCGAACACAGCTGGAGCGGATATTCCAATTACGCATGGATGCATGATGAAGTGACCCCATTGACTGGCAAGTCCAAGGATCCTTTTGGTGGTTGGGCTGCAACACTGGTCGACGCCCTTGATACACTCTGGATCATGGACATGAAGGATGAGTTTACCAAAGCTGTCGCCGCTGCAGATGGCATTGATTTCACCAGAAGTTCCATGACCACTATCAACATTTTCGAGACCACTATTCGTTATCTAGGTGGTTTCTTGTCAGCATATGAGTTGAGTGGAAGAGCTCATCCTATTCTGGTCAAGAAGGCTATCGAGCTTGGAGATCTTCTCATGGTGGCCTTTGACACACCCAACCATATGCCAGTTACTCGGCTGGAGTGGAAGAA AGCTGCTTACGGCCAGTCCCAGTCCGCGTCGCGAGAGACTCTTGTCTCTGAGCTGGGCTCTATGAGTCTGGAACTTACCAAACTGTCTCAAATCACTGGTAACATGAAGTACTACGATGCTGTCAAGAGGCTCGGGGACCAGTTTGAGTCTACGCAACTCAACACTCGTCTTCCTGGCATGTGGCCGGTAGTTGTTGATGCTTACACGCCAGCATTCCATGCTGGCTCAGAATTCACCCTTGGCGGTATGTCTGATTCATTGTATGAATACCTTCCCAAGTGGtaccttcttcttggtggtCAACTGGACCAGCCTCGTCGACTGTACGAGAATTTCATTCCTGTCGCTATTAAGCACCTTTTCAAGAGAGCAATGACACCTTCGGACAAACCCATCATTATTTCTGGCGACTACCAGGTAACGGATCTGCCAGGAGAACAACCCAAGTACACCTCTGTTGCCCGAGGTCAGCATCTCACTTGCTTCGCCGGCGGCATGATGGCAATGGCTAGCAAGATATTTAACCGTCCAGCCGATCTGGATATTGCCACCCAGCTTACGGACGGCTGCATCTGGGCTTATCAGGCCACCAAGACTGGTCTTGGTCCCGAGGTATTCAACTTCATCTCGTGCGGCAGCGTCGATGTCAAGGAGACAGGCGATTGTACCTGGAGTGAGGAGCGGTGGCTCAAGGCTATCGAAGAGCAGCATGCCCCTGATTTCAACGCTCCGCCGATGAGGGGACCTGAATGGAAGAGGCCTACCGTTCAGGACGTCGTGAAAAAGCACAATCTCCCAGAGGGTATGATTGATGTGAGCGACCCTCGATATATCTTGAGACCAGAAGCTATCGAGTCCATCTTCGTCATGTATCGAACCACCGGCGACGCGCAGTGGTTGGAGAAGGCATGGGCCATGTTTGAAACAATTGAGAAGGTGACGAGAACCGAGATCGCAGCTTCGGCAATCGACGATGTTACGAAAGCGGAGCCTACCAAGATGGACAGCATGGAGAGCTTTTGGTTGGCCGAAACGCTCAAGTACTTTTATCTTATTTTCAGCGATTTTGATTTCATCAGTCTTGATGAATGGGTGTTCAACACTGAGGCACATCCTCTGAGTCGTCCTGATGTAAAATAA
- a CDS encoding hypothetical protein (BUSCO:53566at5125) yields the protein MALSPKSIDPAASWERGFIADSLTEEQVSEFKEAFSLFDKDGDGQITTKELGTVMRSLGQNPSESELQDMINEVDADNNGTIDFPEFLTMMARKMKDTDSEEEIREAFKVFDRDNNGFISAAELRHVMTSIGEKLTDDEVDEMIREADQDGDGRIDYNEFVQLMMQK from the exons ATGGCGCTATCGCCAAAGAGCATTGACCCCGCGGCCAGCTGGGAGAGGGGCTTTATC GCCGACTCACTTACTGAAGAGCAAGTCTCCGAGTTCAAGGAGGCCTTCTCCCTGTTC GACAAGGATGGCGATG GTCAGATCACCACCAAGGAGCTTGGAACCGTCATGCGCTCTCTCGGCCAGAACCCCTCCGAGTCTGAGCTTCAGGATATGATCAACGAGGTCGACGCTGACAACAACGGCACCATCGACTTCCCTG AGTTCCTTACCATGATGGCGCGCAAGATGAAGGACACTGACTCCGAGGAGGAGATCCGCGAGGCTTTCAAGGTGTTCGACCGTGACAACAACGGTTTCATTTCCGCTGCCGAACTCCGACATGTCATGACCTCTATTGGTGAGAAGCTCACCGAtgacgaggttgatgagatgATCCGGGAGGCTGACCAGGACGGTGATGGCCGAATCGACT ACAACGAGTTCGTCCAGCTTATGATGCAAAAATAA
- a CDS encoding hypothetical protein (BUSCO:6908at5125), which produces MCDIESYIGDTAKQNSSGSTFPKRRAAQYDSSKRRSKTESPAPLDVRPDEAGKVHLSSQKPVSDEISSLERRIVTIRHSHGDRGVWDIFKQLPNDGNVHLVAKPRAEFLRDSILKAALTDADRMEEVFTFAQELQRIHHFEWPDLYLKVVHFYMAQTDCETAFRWHLKLMPTFRPDLNSFGAFLASFAIDFSPVNQSTLTRIYVFNPYRRLYDYVVPALFDSGQSHAARVWRKRFILFNDHAASQKSMPFLDFLSRYFSKVQLTKEESAILNRDASIDDDTAASDTTDNDTHFSQHKGMFSDKFTARWFASSWTSSEFAINLMHKLGLRAIGPQSLQSVALREYDAQGVNDRLTQFRELGIDISSTVYCRAIVSFAEKREDELLRDLLHCDIHPDEFENSETRVMLLAASAKEQDWRRERLLQQVEALIAKPTPRKEKSLSEELNKNLRAALSTQGLAKVRSVFDKMDNLNVSIEQKNSEVFLSRVFDGVWYHPKTSKQKLHGYQQDPKLDRAIHLSLRVARHGVAIPIKYWQILLYNLGRLGRFNELEELSHEICELYSPELGGLIPVHRCDVPPKPDSKPKMSNSGTEGWVEYHSFPDGKKKISHFREEFWRAEIGMTEEEPNAITAKSGPSADDLSRKSNDPEYTFCIPADLPFTNRQHPIHKIFDVNLQRAIIRWGFDKTVKQEPVQLSLARVKPEGVTDYDLACGVRLLALLREKGVYIDQQVVRSAVIMRLAVAHIPGRARARARDDRELSPANIKRLVEEAWGSAILPGEKHLTMELENMKPKLWKSFPRLFEKSYDKNETR; this is translated from the exons ATGTGCGACATCGAATCTTACA TTGGAGACACGGCGAAACAGAACAGTTCTGGGTCAACATTCCCGAAGCGAAGAGCAGCACAATATGATAGTTCAAAACGGCGATCGAAGACTGAATCGCCTGCTCCCTTAGATGTTCGCCCGGATGAAGCTGGAAAAGTACATCTGTCTAGTCAGAAACCCGTTTCAGACGAAATCTCCTCGTTGGAGCGTCGTATTGTAACGATTCGTCACAGTCATGGAGATCGGGGAGTTTGGGACATCTTTAAGCAGCTCCCGAATGACGGCAATGTGCATCTTGTGGCCAAACCTCGAGCTGAATTTCTGCGCGATAGCATCTTGAAGGCAGCACTGACAGATGCTGACCGGATGGAGGAGGTTTTCACATTTGCCCAGGAGCTCCAAAGAATACACCATTTTGAATGGCCCGATTTATACCTGAAAGTCGTTCATTTCTATATGGCCCAAACTGACTGCGAAACTGCATTTCGTTGGCATTTGAAACTCATGCCAACTTTCCGTCCAGATTTGAATAGCTTTGGTGCCTTCCTGGCAAGTTTCGCTATCGACTTCTCCCCTGTTAACCAGAGCACATTGACCAGAATTTACGTCTTTAACCCTTATCGCAGGCTGTATGACTATGTCGTGCCAGCCCTCTTTGATTCTGGGCAGTCACATGCAGCACGCGTTTGGAGAAAACGTTTCATTTTGTTCAACGACCATGCCGCGTCACAAAAGTCTATGCCTTTTCTTGACTTCTTGTCCCGGTACTTTTCCAAAGTGCAGCTCACTAAAGAAGAGTCAGCAATACTCAATCGAGATGCTAGTATTGATGACGATACTGCTGCATCGGATACAACAGACAATGACACCCACTTCAGCCAGCACAAGGGTATGTTCAGCGATAAGTTCACAGCCCGGTGGTTCGCCAGCTCTTGGACTTCGTCTGAGTTTGCAATCAACCTCATGCACAAACTTGGCCTTCGGGCAATTGGACCACAATCATTGCAGTCAGTTGCTTTAAGAGAATACGATGCCCAAGGGGTCAATGATCGCTTGACACAATTTCGAGAACTGGGAATCGATATATCCTCAACAGTTTATTGCAGGGCCATTGTATCATTCGCTGAAAAAAGAGAGGATGAGCTGCTCAGAGACCTATTGCACTGCGATATACACCCAGACGAATTTGAAAATTCCGAGACCAGGGTGATGCTACTCGCTGCTTCTGCCAAAGAACAGGATTGGAGACGGGAACGGTTACTCCAACAGGTCGAGGCTTTGATTGCTAaaccaacaccaagaaaagaaaagagccTGTCCGAGGAGCTCAACAAGAATCTTCGGGCTGCCCTATCAACACAAGGACTGGCGAAAGTGAGGAGCGTTTTCGACAAGATGGACAACCTGAATGTCAGTATAGAACAGAAGAACTCGGAAGTATTTCTCAGTCGCGTGTTTGACGGTGTTTGGTATCACCCCAAAACCAGCAAACAGAAACTCCATGGCTATCAACAAGATCCAAAACTTGACAGAGCTATCCATTTATCTTTGCGAGTAGCACGGCATGGGGTTGCTATTCCCATTAAATACTGGCAAATATTGCTCTATAACCTTGGACGTTTGGGACGTTTCAATGAGCTTGAGGAGCTCAGTCATGAGATATGTGAGCTATACAGCCCAGAGCTTGGAGGGCTGATTCCAGTGCACCGGTGTGACGTGCCGCCCAAGCCCGATTCGAAACCCAAAATGTCAAACAGCGGCACAGAAGGATGGGTCGAGTATCACTCATTCCCGGACggcaagaaaaagataagCCACTTCAGAGAAGAGTTTTGGAGAGCTGAAATAGGCATGACCGAAGAGGAACCGAATGCAATTACGGCCAAATCAGGACCCTCCGCCGACGACCTCTCGAGAAAAAGCAACGATCCTGAGTATACCTTTTGCATACCAGCCGACTTGCCCTTCACCAATAGGCAACATCCCATACATAAGATTTTTGATGTTAACCTACAACGTGCCATCATTCGATGGGGCTTCGACAAGACCGTGAAACAAGAGCCGGTCCAGCTTTCCCTTGCAAGGGTCAAGCCCGAAGGAGTCACAGACTACGACCTAGCATGCGGCGTCCGTCTTTTGGCCCTGTTGAGGGAAAAGGGCGTCTACATCGATCAACAAGTTGTGCGAAGTGCGGTTATTATGCGGCTTGCGGTGGCACATATACCAGGGAGGGCGAGAGCAAGGGCAAGAGACGACAGGGAGCTGTCGCCCGCGAATATCAAGCGGTTGGTGGAAGAAGCCTGGGGCTCTGCAATCCTCCCTGGCGAGAAACATTTGACCATGGAGTTGGAGAACATGAAGCCAAAGCTGTGGAAGAGCTTTCCCAGGCTTTTTGAAAAGAGTTATGATAAAAACGAAACCAGGTGA
- a CDS encoding hypothetical protein (TransMembrane:1 (i321-338o)~BUSCO:38026at5125), which produces MWRDRTNLYISYRQSYAHHPTQRRPYGPGASASGSLADDYISSYPNDDRRGLLSNGAFEDDGDAVIEMDVLPPRWAQFSDEITDLLADIATKGQRLEKLHQKHVLPGFNDEEAKKAEEAQIEKLTQDITKGFHACHRCIQKIEQMVRESQHAGTITRAEETMAKNIQTSLASRVQDASAGFRKKQSAYLKKLRGMGGFGALSPGERSSTPQPGSYLDPSLQESDADRSFSQSTLQATQQQRVLHSNDAAIAQREREIEDIAQGIIELSDLFRDLQNMVIDQGTMLDRIDYNVERMNTDVKAADKELVVASGYQKRTTKRKIILLLILIIFGMIILLVIKPKKHG; this is translated from the exons ATGTGGCGAGACCGCACCAACCT atacaTCTCCTATCGGCAGTCTTACGCGCACCATCCCACTCAGCGAAGACCATATGGGCCCGGCGCCTCTGCTTCTGGTTCCCTTGCCGACGACTATATCAGTAGCTATCCCAACGATGATCGTCGTGGTCTTCTCTCCAACGGGGCCTTTGAGGATGATGGCGATGCTGTGATTGAAATGGATGTCCTGCCCCCAAGGTGGGCTCAGTTTTCGGACGAGATTACCGATTTGCTCGCCGATATTGCGACAAAGGGCCAGCGCTTGGAGAAGCTGCATCAGAAACATGTTCTACCAGGTTTTAATGATGAGGAGGCGaagaaggccgaggaggcGCAAATAGAGAAGCTTACTCAGGACATCACCAAAGGCTTTCATGCTTGTCATCGATGCATACAAAAGATTGAGCAGATGGTACGCGAGTCTCAACATGCTGGCACAATTACAAGGGCAGAAGAGACCATGGCCAAGAACATTCAGACTTCGCTGGCCTCGCGGGTCCAAGATGCGAGCGCTGGCTTCAGAAAGAAGCAGAGCGCATACTTGAAAA AGCTTCGTGGAATGGGCGGTTTTGGCGCTCTAAGTCCTGGCGAAAGATCTAGCACTCCCCAACCAGGCTCGTATCTTGACCCATCTCTCCAAGAATCAGACGCCGACCGATCGTTTTCGCAATCAACCCTTCAAGCAACCCAACAGCAGAGAGTACTCCATTCCAATGATGCAGCTATCGCTCAACGAGAGCGCGAGATCGAGGACATCGCTCAAGGCATTATCGAGTTATCTGATCTCTTCCGCGATCTTCAGAATATGGTCATTGACCAGGGTACGATGCTCGACCGTATCGACTACAACGTTGAGCGCATGAATACGGAcgtcaaggctgccgatAAGGAGCTAGTGGTTGCGTCAGGCTACCAAAAGAGGACGACCAAACGAAAGATTATTCTCCTCCTCATTCTTATCATATTTGGTATGATCATTTTATTGGTGATCAAGCCCAAGAAACATGGGTAG
- a CDS encoding hypothetical protein (BUSCO:40813at5125): protein MDLDIEMDDAVDTVQDLPITDIGRDDILQPDELEEPGEVAEDELVTDDSKSLVPTKIHIKGVDSLHTNDIKAYVKSHFGDVERVEWIDDSSANLLFPSEPTARDAIVALSSVPVADATALAVGETLPAKPFESKPEISLQVRFAVSSDKKEVGAALRSRYYLLHPEHDPEERRRKNNDNRSRYRERDGGYRGDGGRRRRASDDDVETFEASMYDDAPRPARRRRDSDIEERPRSYVRENQGKELFVGRKKQRDRSASPRRDGDNDDLMSERASSSRNRSRARDLRDRISSGNNSKELFPTKKSIKQFGGGNLDTLEQAIGSARLKDEDRPKIVSVPGARGDGSSFNIRGMANQRGDGDGFTIKGAAGANARELFPTKLGGNNAGKELFGGGRSKQRQKAEDLFS from the exons ATGGATCTCGACATTGAAATGGACGATGCCGTCGACACGGTCCAGGACCTACCCATTACTGATATCGGTCGCGATGATATTCTC CAGCCCGATGAGCTTGAAGAGCCTGGCGAGGTGGCCGAAGACGAGCTTGTGACAGACGACTCCAAGTCCCTCGTTCCAACCAAAATTCACATCAAGGGTGTCGACTCTCTACACACAAACGACATCAAGGCTTACGTCAAGTCTCACTTTGGCGACGTTGAAAGAGTCGAATGGATCGATGATTCCTCTGCCAACCTTCTCTTCCCATCCGAACCCACAGCACGCGATGCCATTGTTGCACTGAGCTCTGTCCCAGTAGCAGACGCTACAGCCCTAGCTGTGGGTGAAACATTACCCGCGAAGCCTTTCGAGTCAAAGCCAGAAATCTCTCTCCAGGTGCGATTTGCCGTCTCGAGTGATAAGAAAGAAGTAGGCGCTGCCTTACGGAGTCGCTACTACCTACTTCATCCTGAGCACGACCCAGAAGAACGACGACGAAAGAACAACGACAATCGGTCGAGATACAGGGAACGCGATGGGGGGTACCGTGGAGACGGTGGCCGAAGACGACGCGCTTCAGATGATGACGTCGAGACATTCGAGGCCAGCATGTATGACGATGCGCCCCGCCCCGCACGAAGAAGACGTGACTCCGACATAGAGGAAAGACCACGTTCATATGTCCGTGAGAACCAAGGCAAGGAGCTCTTCGTTGGTCGCAAGAAACAACGCGATCGATCTGCGTCCCCAAGACGCGACGGCGACAACGATGATTTGATGAGCGAAAGAGCAAGCTCATCCAGAAACAGATCGAGGGCTCGCGACCTCAGGGATCGCATATCAAGCGGAAACAATTCTAAGGAACTGTTCCCTACCAAGAAGTCTATCAAACAGTTTGGAGGAGGCAACCTGGATACCCTAGAGCAGGCCATAGGATCAGCCCGCCTTAAGGACGAGGACCGTCCCAAGATTGTGTCTGTGCCTGGCGCACGAGGAGACGGCAGCTCGTTCAACATCCGCGGCATGGCGAATCAACGAGGAGACGGAGATGGGTTTACGATCAAAGGTGCGGCAGGAGCAAATGCACGAGAACTATTCCCTACCAAGTTGGGTGGAAACAATGCTGGAAAGGAACTATTCGGTGGTGGAAGATCAAAGCAACGTCAGAAGGCCGAGGATCTCTTCTCTTGA